A genomic stretch from Canis lupus baileyi chromosome 3, mCanLup2.hap1, whole genome shotgun sequence includes:
- the HES5 gene encoding transcription factor HES-5 — translation MAPSTVAVELLSPKEKNRLRKPVVEKMRRDRINSSIEQLKLLLEQEFARHQPNSKLEKADILEMAVSYLKHSKAFAAAAGPKSLHQDYSEGYSWCLQEAVQFLTLHSASDTQMKLLYHFQRPPAAPTVPTKEPKATGTVPPPVLTPAKATAVAARQPTCGLWRPW, via the exons ATGGCCCCCAGCACCGTGGCCGTGGAGCTGCTCAGCCCCAAAGAGAAGAACCGA CTCCGCAAGCCAGTGGTGGAGAAGATGCGCCGCGACCGCATCAACAGCAGCATCGAGCAGCTGAAGCTGCTGCTGGAGCAGGAGTTCGCGCGCCACCAGCCCAACTCCAAGCTGGAGAAGGCCGACATCCTGGAGATGGCCGTCAGCTACCTGAAGCACAGCAAAG CTTTCGCCGCTGCAGCCGGCCCCAAAAGCCTGCACCAGGACTACAGCGAGGGCTACTCCTGGTGCCTGCAGGAAGCCGTGCAGTTCCTGACGCTGCACTCAGCCAGCGACACGCAGATGAAGCTGCTCTACCATTTCCAGCGGCCGCCCGCTGCACCCACTGTGCCCACCAAGGAACCCAAGGCCACGGGCACGGTGCCCCCGCCCGTGCTCACCCCCGCCAAGGCCACCGCAGTTGCAGCGCGCCAGCCCACCTGCGGCCTCTGGCGGCCCTGGTGA
- the PANK4 gene encoding 4'-phosphopantetheine phosphatase: MAERGASGSGSSGDSLDKSITLPPDEIFRNLENAKRFAIDIGGSLTKLAYYSTVQHKVARVRSFDYSGKDAEQDHEPPYEISVQEEVTARLHFVKFENTYIEACLDFIKDHLVNTETKVIQATGGGAYKFKDLIEEKLRLRVDKEDVMTCLIKGCNFVLKNIPHEAFVYQKDSDPEFKFQTNHPNIFPYLLVNIGSGVSIVKVETEDRFEWIGGSSIGGGTFWGLGALLTKTKKFDELLHLASKGQHANVDMLVQDVYGGAHQTLGLSGNLIASSFGKSATADREFSKEDMAKSLLHMISNDIGQLACLYAKLHCLDRVYFGGFFIRGHPVTMRTITYSINFFSKGEVQALFLRHEGYLGAIGAFLKGAEQDNPNQYSWGENYAGSSGLMSSSPELCPTQRARSGTFDLLEMDRLERPLVNLPLLLDPSSYVPDTVDLTDDALARKYWLTCFEEALDGVVKRAVASQPGSVDAAERAEKFRQKYWSKLQTLRHQPFAYGTLTVRSLLDTREHCLNEFNFPDPYSKVKQKENGVALKCFPRVIRCLDALGWEERQLALVKGLLAGNVFDWGAKAVSDVLESDPQFGFEEAKMKLQERPWLVDSYSKWLQRLKGPPHKCALIFADNSGIDVILGVFPFVRELLSRGTEVILACNSGPALNDVTYCESLIVAERIAAMDPVVHSALREERLLLMQTGSSSPCLDLSRLDKGLAVLVRERGADLVVIEGMGRAVHTNYYAALRCESLKLAVIKNSWLAERLGGRLFSVIFKYEVPAE, encoded by the exons ATGGCGGAGCGTGGAGCGAGCGGCAGCGGGAGCAGCGGGGACAGCCTGGACAAGAGCATCACGCTGCCCCCCGACGAGATCTTCCGCAATCTGGAGAACGCCAAGCGCTTCGCCATTGACATAG GGGGTTCACTGACCAAGCTGGCCTATTACTCCACTGTGCAGCACAAAGTTGCCAGAGTGCGGTCCTTTGACTACTCCGGCAAG GACGCAGAGCAGGACCACGAGCCGCCCTACGAGATCTCTGTCCAGGAGGAGGTTACTGCCAGGCTGCACTTTGTCAAGTTCGAGAACACCTACATAGAAGCCTGCCTGGACTTCATCAAAGACCACCTCGTTAACACTGAGACAAAAGTCATCCAGGCAACCGGGGGCGGGGCATACAAATTCAAGGACCTCATAGAAGAGAAGCTACGGCTGAG AGTGGACAAGGAGGACGTGATGACTTGCTTGATCAAAGGCTGCAACTTTGTGCTGAAAAACATCCCACACGAGGCCTTCGTGTATCAGAAAGATTCCGAccctgagttcaaattccagaCCAATCACCCCAACATCTTCCCGTATCTGTTGGTCAACATCGGTTCTGGAGTTTCTATCGTGAAG GTGGAGACAGAGGACAGATTTGAGTGGATCGGTGGCAGCTCCATCGGCGGTGGCACCTTCTGGGGCCTTGGGGCTCTGCTCACCAAAACAAAG AAGTTCGATGAGCTACTGCACCTGGCCTCCAAGGGCCAGCACGCCAATGTGGACATGCTGGTGCAGGACGTGTACGGTGGGGCCCACCAGACCCTGGGGCTGAGCGGCAACCTCATCGCCAGTAGCTTTGGGAAGTCGGCCACCGCCGACAGAG agTTCTCCAAGGAGGACATGGCCAAGAGCCTGCTGCACATGATCAGCAATGACATTGGGCAGCTCGCCTGCCTCTACGCAAAGCTACACTGTTTGGACAGGGTGTACTTCGGCGGCTTCTTCATCCGGGGCCACCCGGTCACCATGCGCACCATCACCTACAGCATTAACTTCTTCTCCAAG GGGGAAGTCCAGGCACTGTTCTTGAGACACGAAGGCTACCTGGGAGCCATCGGAGCATTTCTCAAAGGAGCGGAGCAAGACA ACCCTAACCAGTACAGCTGGGGAGAGAACTACGCAGGCAGCTCCGGGCTGATGAGCTCATCCCCAGAGCTCTGCCCGACACAGCGGGCGAGGAGTGGCACC TTTGACCTGCTGGAAATGGACCGGCTGGAGCGGCCGCTAGTCAACCTGCCCCTCCTTCTGGACCCGTCTTCCTACGTGCCCGACACGGTTGACCTGACGGACGACGCTCTGGCCCGCAAGTACTGGCTCACCTGCTTCGAGGAGGCCCTGGATGGG GTGGTGAAGCGTGCAGTGGCCAGCCAGCCGGGCTCAGTGGATGCTGCCGAGAGGGCGGAGAAGTTCCGGCAGAAGTACTGGAGCAAGCTGCAGACCCTGCGGCACCAGCCTTT TGCTTACGGGACCCTGACCGTGCGCAGCCTTTTGGACACAAGGGAGCACTGTTTGAATGAGTTCAACTTCCCAGACCCCTACTCCAAA GTCAAGCAGAAGGAAAACGGGGTCGCGCTAAAGTGCTTCCCGAGGGTGATCCGCTGTCTGGACGCCTtgggctgggaggagaggcagcTGGCCCTGGTGAAAGGTTTGCTGGCGGGGAACGTCTTCGACTGGGGAGCGAAAGCTGTCTCTGA CGTCCTCGAGTCTGATCCCCAGTTTGGCTTTGAGGAGGCAAAGATGAAGCTGCAAG AGCGGCCGTGGCTCGTGGACTCCTATAGCAAGTGGCTTCAGAGACTGAAG GGGCCCCCTCACAAATGTGCCTTAATTTTCGCAGATAACAGTGGAATAGACGTCATTTTGGGAGTCTTCCCCTTTGTCAGGGAGCTTCTCTCTAGAGGGACGGAG GTCATCCTGGCGTGCAACTCAGGACCCGCCTTGAATGACGTGACCTACTGCGAGTCCCTCATTGTGGCTGAGCGCATCGCAGCCATGGACCCTGTTGTTCA CTCAGCACTCAGAGAGGAGAGGCTGTTGCTGATGCAGACGGGCTCCAGCTCCCCGTGTCTGGACCTCAG CCGCCTGGACAAGGGCCTGGCCGTGCTGGTTCGGGAGCGAGGTGCAGACCTGGTGGTCATCGAGGGCATGGGCCGCGCTGTCCATACCAACTACTATGCGGCCCTGCGCTGTGAGAGCCTCAAGCTGGCTGTCATCAAGAACTCCTGGCTGGCTGAGCGGCTGGGTGGCCGGCTCTTCAGCGTCATCTTCAAGTACGAGGTTCCGGCTGAGTGA